A section of the Centropristis striata isolate RG_2023a ecotype Rhode Island chromosome 7, C.striata_1.0, whole genome shotgun sequence genome encodes:
- the LOC131975420 gene encoding golgin subfamily A member 7-like has translation MAETHSLQDMRQQAAIAAKVFLQRDYTNGTVCQFQTKFPSELENRIDKQQFEETVRTLNNLYAEAEKLGSQSYIEGCLACLTAYTIFLCMETHYEKVLKKIAKYIQEQNDKIYAPRGLLLTDPIERGLRVIEVTIFEDRSLTR, from the exons ACCCACAGCTTGCAGGACATGAGGCAGCAGGCAGCCATCGCTGCCAAAGTCTTCCTTCAGAGAGATTACACCAACGGCACCGTGTGCCAGTTCCAGACCAAGTTCCCGTCTGAGCTGGAGAACCGG ATTGACAAGCAACAGTTTGAGGAGACGGTGCGGACGCTGAATAACCTGTATGCTGAAGCAGAAAAGCTTGGAAGCCAGTCGTATATTGAAGGCTGTCTGGCCTGCCTCACAGCATACACCATCTTCCTCTGTATGGAGACTCACTATGAGAAG GTTCTGAAGAAGATCGCAAAGTACATCCAGGAGCAGAACGACAAGATTTACGCACCACGAGGCCTCCTGCTGACCGATCCCATCGAGAGAGGCCTGAGAGTC ATTGAGGTTACCATCTTTGAAGACAGAAGCCTCACAAGATAA